From Daucus carota subsp. sativus chromosome 6, DH1 v3.0, whole genome shotgun sequence:
TCCTTGTAGACAACATTTCTAGTTACATCGGTAGGAGTTGCTTGATCAGAATCGATGAACATCTTCAAACCTTGGGGGGAAGTAACTCTACTCACAGCCACGTACATCTGTCCATGTGTAAAGACAGATTTTGGAAGATACAGACCCACTCGTTCTAATGACTGTCCTTGAGCTTTGTTGATGGTCATGGAATAACAAATTTGAAGTGGCATCTGTTTACGAACCAACTTGAATGGTAGCTTGGTTTCGGTTGGAAAAAGCTCCATCCTCGGAATGAAGTGCTTGGTACCTACAAATGCTCCACATATGACCTCACATTGAACACAATGCTTCAAGCACTTAGTAATCATCATTCTAGTGCCATTGCAAAGTCCAAGTGTCTGATTTAGATTCCTCATTAACATCACAGCCACACCCACCTTTAGTTTCAATTCATGATGAGGGAGTCCTGGTATATTGTAGGAGTTGATATATTCGGGCGGAAATGCAAAACTAAGATCAGATTCACTCCCGCCAAATTCCTCTGCTCTGTCAACACTATAATATGAAGCTTGATCTCCTGGAATTGTCTCCACAATATTAGAATTTAAATGTGCCACTGTGACGTTTGTTGGAGTCGGTATCGCTCTCTCACTGAGATAGCTTGGATTCTGAAAGTTTGTAGAAAAACTCGGATATGTCCATTCAATCATGTTCTTAACTGAATTTTCAATCTCAGGATCACAGAAATCAGCAGGAATCATAATTGAATCTTCATCAACAGCAGTTACGCTATCAGTGGGAGGAGCTAGCTTACCATCACCGATGTTCAATACCCATTCAGCAAACTTCCGAAGattctctttttcttcttcattttgTCCTTGGTTCAGTCTCATATTCTGTTTTAAGATGAAAATTATGGCCTCTTTCCATAACCGTGACCGCGTAATGCAGGCAGCAACTATGTCAGCACGATCTCCCATGTTAATAACAGGCAATATTTGCCGAAAATCTCCTCCAAGTAGCACGGTAATACCTCCAAAAGGCCTGTTGAAATTGTCGGCACTAACAGTTTTCATAATGTCTCTTAAGGAGCGATCTAGACATTCAAATGCGTACCTATGTTGCATGGGAGCCTCGTCCCATATAATCAGACTTGTGCATTTGATTAAATTTGCAATGTCTGAGTTGATACTGATGCCACATGAAGAGTATTCATCCAACACAATTGGGATCTTGAAGCGTGAGTGGGCTGTCCTTCCTCCAGGCATTAAGGTCGCTGCAATACCACTTGAAGCTACCGGTAGAACAATCTTGCCTAAGGACCTTAACTTGTAAATTAACGTCTTCCAGACATATGTCTTACCACAGCCACCGCTGCCATACACAAAAAAAAGACCTCCTTTGTTTTCCATGCAAGATTCAAAGACTGCATTATACACAGCAAGTTGCTCAGGGTTGCAATTAGGATACAGTTTTTGAAACTCTTTCTCCATCTCCTCTATGTTGTAACTGGTTTCATCAACTATGAGATTGTTGGCATCAGTTTGGATATAGCTCAATGGTGGTTGTGGCATCTGGTTGAACTGCTTCAAGCACTTGCCAATAGTTCTCAGCATTTTATCAATCTctgaaaacataataaaatatttagatgATTAAATTAGTTTAGATTCAAAAGaatgcaaataaatatttagtttaGATGTAAACAGTAGCTTATATCATGATTTTCAGGAATATTGAATGAATTCTATAAGCATGAATAATAATGCATACCTGCTAATGCAAAAAACTGAAGCTGCTTGTCACTGAAATTAGTGTTTGCATTCCCAGATTGTTGCCTCTTACGTAGAATAATATCATCAACCATGTGTTTCCAGTGCTTTGTCCACAGAAGTAACAGATCAGTTACTTGACAGTTGATCATGATATGAACAAAAAGCTCTCTTATCTGAGGGGGAAAACCACACTTGGCACACTCCTCCATGACCTCGTGCCATTCATTATCATCGTCGAGCAATCCCAACTTTCTACAGGCCTCTTTATAAGTCTTGTAAATGACACCGTCGACAGTTCTGAGAGCATCAAAGGAAGTAGGGCCTCTGACCTTTGTCAATAACAACCGCAGGTACCAAATCTCTCCCGAACTGTGGTGTGTATACAACAATCGTCCGATTTGTCTGCCTCTTTTTCTTGTTGTCCACACTCGATCAGTTTCATTCCACACATAATGCTGTGGAATTTCATCATAAGTGTATTTCCTAGCAGTTGGATCATCTCTATTCAGTTTGAAGAAGGCCTCCAGTTGACTCAGCTTCCATTTTTCACGTTGGACAACTTTTTGCAAATTCTCGTCTTCTTTGAATGTCACATTTTTGTTCCCTGGTAAGTGAAAAGATAGCCGGTGAACAGAGATGGAACGATAATGTATATCGAATCCAAATATCCGATAGGCGGCCTCACATCCGCATATGTATCTTCCGTCAAAATAAGATTGAATCTCATCTATTGCTTTGTTGTCATCAATGTCTGGCTGTTTTTTGGAAGACACTTCAACTGTAGCACGATCGTGCCCTTTGAGACAGTATTTGAATAAGTACTTAAGAGTACGTGCGTGGCAGCATATCTCAATGTTCATATGACATTGATATTTCAGCAGAAGCTCACGGTTGTATGGTACAACAAACTGATTATCAAGTTCCACATTGTTTTTTAAAACAGTTATCTTCGTGTCACGCCTTCGGTAGACAGGGAACCCAGACTGATCAAAATATGTCTCTGGACAATACCTAAAACAAAGACATAAATGTTGGATAAGTAGTGAGATTGATTATTTGTTTCATTTAAGTGGACTTCTATTGTGAAAAGCAACTAAAGATAAGGATTGAGTAATGTACTTTTTCGGAAAGAATTTGCTGCACTTTGAATCCTTCATGCAGGGGGAGTTTTTCCTTTGGAAACCACAAGGACCGTGGATCATAAATGAGGCAACAGCAGCATAGCCATCGGGGTCTGTTTTGGGATCAGGAATTTCAGCACTAACAAAACTATCAACATCAGAGTTGAGCTTTCTCTTTGAAGCAGCGTCAAGCCATATTAGCATGTGGACATGAGGTAGTCCACGTTTTTGGAACTCTACGACATACATAACTACAAAGAAATGACAAAAttgtatgtataaatatttttcacagAAATGACACTAAACTGAAGATGTTTGACAGTCAAGAATTGACTTACTTCCATTACAAACACCGAAGTAGTGCTTGTTTTTTATGTCTTCAACAATTTGATCCAGCTTCAGTTTGAAAACACGTGCGATGACATCAGGAGAATCAACAGCCAAGCAACCAGGATATAGTTTCATCATCTCTGTGATTTCATCCCATGCAGTGTTTGTTGTCATAGTCAAGAAAATATCCGGGTGACCAATGTAGCGACAAACCGCGAGTGCATCCTGAAAATGTTGCTGCATGTATCTTTTTGAACCGAGAAAACTTGCAGGCAAGATGAAGCCTTTACCAACAGAAGAAGAGTCTTGCTGACCATCCCGGATGCTCTTCTGAATATTGCTATATAAATCATTACGTAGAGTTGTTTGGTGTGTACGAAACCACCACAAGCGAGCCTGTTCAATCGCTGAAAATGCGTCCACAATGTATTGTTGGTAAAGGCGACCACCTAATCGAGGAGTATTACCTGCTTTCATGAATTGGGAAGTAATACAGTAATTTAAAATCAGACGGAGCAATTAATAGAGTTTGGAGTCGTAATGCACAAAATGAAACAGTGTCCAAAATCAGTACAATATACCTTCATTCAATCGACACTGCAACTTGTAGGAGTAAAACTCTTTCATCGTGATCCTCTTACGCTTCTTCTCTACCTGCTTTCCATTTCTCACGTATGGAATATCATCATGGTATCCGTCTTCACCGAGCGGAAACAGGAGAGGGTATTGTAGCGCCATTAATTTAGGATGTATATCCGATATCCTTTCCAACTTTTTGTTAGTCTTCTCCACAATAATGTCTCTCTCACCACATGTGTCCTCCAAATCGCCAACCATAATTGCTCCGACCTCATTTGATGGTCCTATGAAATTCTCCCGGCCAGTTACACTGCGACAAACTTTCATAACAATCTTCAAATCCTGAACTGGTTGTTCCTTGAAACGGTCCCGGGCCATGCGAAAGTATTTTGTCAATTCATTTGTTTCATCCAACATTGTCAACAGACCCTTCACTACTTCTACATCAACAGGTTGACCATCTGAAACACTAACCCATTTCAGCCTATTCTCCACCTCATTTTCCGTGTCGTATATGTATAGTTGGCAGAACTTGGGGTCTTCACCCTCGTTAGGTATGAGAGAACCAAAGAGGTGGTGATTTTGTCCATTAAGACGGTAGACATAAGGAGATGAGCCATTGTTTATGGAGTGATCCACCTTACCACCCATAGAAGTGAATGCAAACATGGTATTATATAAACGAATCTGATTTCGAAATCTCCTACCCTTCACTGGATCATTGTACAGCTTTAACAGGTATGCAGGGGTAGGAGGTGTTCTTGGGAGCTTTATTTGTCCTTTAGAACAGCAGATAGTAAACTCAGGAGTACCATTCTTGACATCTTTGTTCACACGCTCCTCTTTCCACATAAGAGCCTTGCATTTTGAACAACATTCAGAAGGTGGCCCCAAAGACACATACCCTTTGTTACCTGTGATTGAAACAAACCAATAGTATTTGATCATGTAATTCTGAGAGCGATAACTTTGAAAATTTAACAATTTGTGGGGAAACTGAAACTTGATTACATTTGCTAATTGTTGGTACAGCATCCTGGACACCAGAATCAACATTCTCACTTTCAGCATAATCAGTCTCACAACCTAtaggaaaaaaaacaaataatcaaGTTTTACATATTGGAATGCCTTTGTTGTAGTTGTTGGGGCTAAGTTACCATTGTCAGCAAACAGATTATCAGCATCTTCCATGACAGAGGCAATTGAGGAATGCTCTGTGACAAAAGTTTAAAACAACAAACAACAAAAGATTATCAGAATCCTAATTCATTTCAGATTCAGGGGTcccaaattaaaaaagtaaagCTTGAAATAAAACCTATAGTGTCATCATCATTAAGCTCAAGTAGACCAAACAACTGTCTATTTGTCTCGGCTGAATCGGTAGGTTTAATCCTACTCCTTGACTTGTTGGCTTTAAGTTGTTTCCTGGGTTGACTCTCTTCTGTCATTTGTTTTCAAGAGGGCCAGTCAATATTTCGGTACAATTAAAAATAGAACGGTAAGAATTTCAAATTAGATTCTACCTGTAGGCTTCATAATCTGAGCTCCTTTCCTAACACCGCGCCTCTGTTCAGGAGTATTGGATATATCTGACAGGGGATTCCTTTTAGGAATGGATCCCGGTAGAGAAGTTATGCATGATGATCTTTCCTTTGAGGGTACAACTGGTGAATTTAAGTTGCGTGCAAGAGGAGTTGTATTTGAATATAACAAAGTACTACGGTCCTTGGCACCAATTTTATCAGTCTCTGCAATACGATAGAAGTAAGGGGCTATAAATCTCCAAAAAACATCACAGAGTTAAACACCAACAATGCTTacaaaaataagtttaaaataccTGTAGGAGTAGAACCTGCAGACCCTGCAGACCCTGTTGCACGTAGAGAAGTTAGGCATGATGATCTTTCCTTTGAATGCATATTTGGGGAATTCATATTTGGTGAGTGGCCATTTGAAGAGAAAACAGCAGTACGATGCATGCCTGTAATAGTGTTTTCCCCTGAATTGGTGTAAAAGACATGGTTAAATTACACACTTAAGAAACATGACTTAAACAATAAGACTGATTTAAAACCATTGCTACCTAGGTTTGAAATATTAGACAGAGGTGTTACATCCCGGTTGAGCTGACTGAAAATATTACCCACAGGAATGCACTGGGTATTTGGCAGCGTAGGTTGAAATGTTTGGGAATAAGCAGGGGTCCTGGTAGGAGTATGATATGCTGAATTTGGTGTAGATGTGAGGTTGCCTAAATAAATAGTCATCCAAAACACATAAGCTACAATCAAAAGTACTGGATACCAAAACTCATATCATCATACATTAgcaatatattgattttattcaaTCAAAGGTACAGATAAGTCATTAAGGTGGTATATGCAAAAAAAGAAACAGCTATTAAGATATGGTATATGCAAAAACAAAAACAGGAACAAAAGCAGGTTAACATTAGCTGTGAGACAAAGAACCTGGAAAAATGTTAACATTAGAAGGTTGAACATTCTCTTGCTCTGGGTTAGGAGTGGGTGtattccttcttcttcttcctgtaGTGCTTCctaaaaaattaccaaaaaatattcattgaaacaaaacaacaaacaaacaaaGCTCGGATATAGGGCTATTCAAGAATCATGGGAATAAGACAACACATACCAAATTCTGACTTGAATGAGGTAAAATTATCAAGCTTGAGGTGATTGTAATTAGCctgaaaacaacaaaaaaagaaaaaatcgtTAAATCAATGAGCTATGTTATCGTAGAGAAAACAGTGCTATGGGCTCAAACCTCTTTCATCCTGTCAATCTAAGTTTGAATGTGCaggagaaagaaaaaaaacataaaGAAAACAATGAGGAATGGTGGTTCGAATTCAAAATTAAAGTTCAATCGACAAAGCGTATGCAACTCTACAGCTTGGTATGTGTGTAAATTTGGTTTATTCAGAGAAAACATCCGGGATTGACTTACACTTTACGGAGAACAGGTTAGAAACATTCCTTTTGCAGCAATGAGTACCAAACATCGAAGCTACGCTCTGCAGGTTATGTTGAGAATGGATTGTGGTCGTACTGCCGAGGAGGGGTAGTGGACTGAATGTTACTTCATTTTAGGAAAGTACACCCACGTGACAGCTGCCAACAAAGGAAGAGgttcattttttaattaattctttagtaACAGTGTGTGAACCTTATCATTTTTTGAATGGCACATTGTGTAATTATGTTGCAACTTGGAGGACAGTGGATGGAAAAAAGTGGTTATTTAGGCAACAGGATTTATTATTTAGGGGATTAGCGCACAATCAAATAGAAATGCTTGTTCTCAATACCATTCGGAACCTTTAATTTTCCCCCAAATTTTCCCTTTCTTACGCAACATACAAATTCATAACAAAAAGTATAACAAAAATGTATAAATACTTCTTAAGAAGTTGAAATGATTAGGTATCATTGACACAACCAAACAACGAAACAAACAATTAGAATGAGGATTCCGAAAGAAATTAGTTGAGAACTTctcatttattttgaaattaataattaataccaggtattattcaatttttttgaatataatataagaaaataatgtTTTGACGAGgtttgatattaaaattataacagtTTTTCACAAAAGCTGAAAAGAAAGTTCTTACAGAAGTACGGAACTGGTGTTCAAAAAAACtgtttgaaaatttattaaacaatttcTCATCCgtcttttaacaaaaaattattattattattatctgtAATGTCAAAAAATACCTTAGTGAATATGTGACATAGCAGGCTCTATTATTcatatacagtttttttttgctaaagatttttttgcattaaagaaaagaaataattaCAAACATAGGAGAATTAAAAGAGAGTGTTGTACAACCACAACCACTCAAGCAGAATACCAGAATGAATAGACTAAATTAATCTAGGAGACTAAACATACTAATACCAAATATTGTCATCATGGGCAAACAAAAAGGCAACCTGCCAGAGGGAAAAACTAGTTATCAAGACTCCATACAGAAAGAGAAGTGGTGCGGAGGCTCTCAACAGCAAACCAAGTAGAAGAATGAAGCCGACACTTAATTAAATGGAGGCAGTTCGAAGCAAGCTTAGCAGGAGATGAATATTCCTCGCTGAAAAATCTACTATTGCGTTCACGCCAAACAGAATAAATAATGACTTGATAGGCCAGAATAGAAATACAATCCTTAATGTCCTTGAGGTTCAGGCTAGTAAGCCAAGTATACCATAGAGACCAAAGATCAGGGGGCATAGCACAGCGATGAGAAAAAACCAACTGGATGATACGTTGAGTAAAGGGACATTCAAGAAACAAATGGTGGTTCGACTCCGTACCATTAATACAGAAAAAGCATGCATCAAAAGAGGTGACACCACGATTAACCAGCTTATCAGCAGTGTTAACTCGGTTAAGCATAAGGAGCCAATGGTGAAAAGAGAACCTAGGAACTCCTAATTTATGCCAAACAAAAGGAGCCCAGATTGTATTATTCCCCCGACGCCGGATAGAATCCCAAAGATGAGTAACACGAATCTTGCTCCCACAGATATTATCCCAGCAAATTTTGTCACGTTGAGCAAGATCAAATTGAGTGCTAAAATCGAATTGATTTTTCCAAACGACAAGCTCATGGAAATTAGAATGAGGAAGCATCCAACCTCCAGGGGAAATGATATCGGCAACAACAGCCTCCTTGCCTAGTCCAGATAGACTAATTAGTTGATTATCATAAGAAGAACAGATGGGTTGCCTATTAAACCAAGGTGCAAACCAAAGAGAAACATCTCGACCATTTCCGATGGAGTAAGAGATGTGTTGCAAGGCAATATCTCTGAGCAAAAAAATTTGCTTAATAATCCAAGAAGCATTATAAGGGCATTGCATAGACCATAACGACCCcttaatgatagtttttttcACCCAGGAAGCCCAAAGAGAGGTGGAGCAAGGATTTACAACAGCAATAAGATGTTTGAGGATGAATGCTTTATTCCAGTCACGCAAATCTTTTATCCCCAAGCCTCCTTCACTTTTAGGCAAAGTCACCGATTTCCAGGAAACCTTTGCTTTTGTGCGCCGACTATCATGACCATTCCAAAGGAAGTGAGCAATTTTTCTTTGCAGCAATTTAAGCACCGCAACAGGAAGAAGAAAATGGGCAGACCAATAATTCTGAATGCTAAACAGAACAGATGTAATAAGTTGAAGACGGCCGGCGAATGATAGAAACTTCATCACCCAGGATTCAATACGAGCAGTAATTTTAGATATCAAAGGTTGGCAATGAGATGCATGAAGCCCCGTAGCAAGCAAGGGCACTCCCAAAAATTTTGTAGGCAGATTGCCCAATTGAATTCCATACTCTTGGGTAATCCAGGCTTTAAGTTCTGGAGAAGTGTTGGAAGCAAAAAAGGTGCTTTTACAAGCATTAATTTTTAGCCCAGAGAATGTCTCAAAAGTATCAACTGACTGCATCAAAAGCATTATAGAATCCTTGTCTCCTTTGCAAAAAAGAAGTAAATCATCAGCGAAACATAAGTGATTCAATTTTGAAGCTTTCATGTTATTCTGGAACTTAAAATTCATATTAGCACCAGCCGAGTTTAAGAGCTCAGACAACACATCCATCAAGATCACAAAGATAAAAGGAGAGATGGGATCCCCTTGGCGGATTCCCCTGGAAGCAGAAAAATACCCATTTGCCTCACCATTAACTTTAACCGAGAAGCGAGCAGAGGAGATGCAAGCATATATCCATTTAATAAAGGGATACGGATAACCCCGAAGAATCAGAACATCAATAATGAACTGCCAATTACAGCAATCAAACGCCTTGCTAATATCCAATTTAAAAGCCACCCGAGGAGAACTATTACGAACATTGTACCCTTTAAAAACCTCTTGAGCGAGCAAAATGTTGTCAGAAATGTTACGCCCTTTCACAAAAGCTGCTTGAGCATTATCAATCAAACCAGGAAGGGTTGCTCTGAGTCTCCTTGCTAAGATTTTTGATATGCATTTATACAATGTGTTACAACAAGAAATCGGCCTAAAATCAAGCATAGAGGAAGGGTTCTGGCACTTGGGAACAAGGGCATTCATATACAGTTTCACTTGTAAGCTTAAAACTTCTAGTCCCTTTATATAAACGTTTTTGAAGAATTCAGTGTTGGGCGAATGTGAAATTGCTGCCATAAAAGACTTCTTACGGCAAAGTCATGCTCTCGTTTGTCAAAAAATCTGAATTCACCGATGTTTGCAATTTCCGTTGAACAAAAAAACTTGACCATTTCTTTGTCTAAAGCAAAATAAACACCCTTAAAAACTTTACAAAGAGAAGATAACCTGACAACCATTCAACCAACCATGAAGGTGCCCGAAGAAGAGGTAAACCAAATACCTACCCCGTTAATTTGGAGTCGTCATTTACCTAAACTTTAGTGATCTAACTATCCCAGAATGAACTAGAAAATTCATTGACGTGCGGTtgacttaaataaataaaagtatgatACCTGTCCAGGGGTGGGTGAGGAAATTAAAAAAGTGAGGTTTTAGGTTGTAAATCTTGAAATGAGTACTTGTAAACAGTTTACTACTAATTCTGTATATTATCGTCAAAAGACAAATGTTAATTTGCATTTTTCTCACACGCACTAATTAATATGTTCACAGGCTTTTGAATATGGGATGTGTTAAATATGATATGTGTTTATCACATTTTACTCTAGCTACTagctactactccctccgtcccaatgaattatatacattgggatcggacacggagaccaagaaaaatggtaagaaatgagtaaagttagatggaagGTGGGTagagtggtgggacccacatattttttaataatagatttaagatagtggagtaaagtagtgggtgtaatagtgtttttattattatataatggagatagtgggagaatgcagtgggtgtagtagtgttttatattataaaaagttgctattttggaaATGTATAGAACTGATGACACAttccaaaaagaaaactgtaaaaagaaaactgtatagaattgagggagtactattttctGCTTATCGCTAAATCATTGGAAATTTCATGTTTTTTTCGTTTATCACTTGCGGTGGGAGCTGGGGCTATCATCGCGATTTTGTTGGGGGACAAATTGTCGTTCCCACATACCACGTATACATTTctctgattttattatttttatttaactttTATGCGCGCACATTTAAGTTGTACGGTTAAAATAATGATATTATTTGCtggcaaataaaataatatatagatcaatattataattgttaaaaaagttatatttCAGTTATGCAATCAAAATACACGTGCACAAATATGAAATgacaaataaagaaaaaaaatctgatGGAGTAAATGCTTACATGCCATTACCTAGACCTCACTGTGGCCGTTGCTTTCTTACCGTCACACAATTTTGAATTCTAACATTCGGTGAATGCAAAATTGCTGCCATAAAAGACTTCTGTTACTGAGAAGTCACGTTTTTTTCTTTGTCAAAATTATAGAATAATCGGGAGCTATGGAAAGTGTTAATTTTAGGGCGTTTTGAAGTCTTTCATTGACAAGGTCACACGCACTCTGAGGAGGCCTAGACTTAAACAGAACGTCCCCGGCCAGGTCTCTCTTTCTAGAATTAAACCAAATTTTCCCATACAAGAAAAATTCCAAACATTGTTTTCTCCGATATATACCGGTCTTCAAGAAATATACAGACATATCAaaggtttttatatttttatattacagtggccataaaaagaaaaaataagaaGAAGATAAATATTTCCTTGTACGGCCCCCTCCTTCTAGAGAAAGGATTTTATCAAATCTTCCGATATACAACatctaacaaaaatattacatttcggTCAGATTATGAACTGTGTGCAGCCCTCTTCGTCCCTCCTATCCGCAGCGTGTTCCTTTACGGTTTTTCTTATTCTGAAAATAAATAGGTTCTACACACCAGCATGATCCAAATAAACCGGCATTATAGGCGcaaaataaatcttttttttttttgaaaaattcgtACTTGCATGAGATAGAATCCGGAGCAACAGTTAGCCACCCCATTAGACCTGACATAGAATATGCCACCCTTGCCAAGTTATAAGCCGCACTATTCGCACGTCTATACACAAACAAGATTAACACCTCGTCAAAGTGTTTAATAATATCAACACAATCTTCAACAATCGTCTGAAAAAGAaagtaaagaaaaagaaagtaaaaCTTCCATTTCTATAATATCACGGACAT
This genomic window contains:
- the LOC135147012 gene encoding uncharacterized protein LOC135147012; translated protein: MHRTAVFSSNGHSPNMNSPNMHSKERSSCLTSLRATGSAGSAGSTPTETDKIGAKDRSTLLYSNTTPLARNLNSPVVPSKERSSCITSLPGSIPKRNPLSDISNTPEQRRGVRKGAQIMKPTEESQPRKQLKANKSRSRIKPTDSAETNRQLFGLLELNDDDTIEHSSIASVMEDADNLFADNGCETDYAESENVDSGVQDAVPTISKCNKGYVSLGPPSECCSKCKALMWKEERVNKDVKNGTPEFTICCSKGQIKLPRTPPTPAYLLKLYNDPVKGRRFRNQIRLYNTMFAFTSMGGKVDHSINNGSSPYVYRLNGQNHHLFGSLIPNEGEDPKFCQLYIYDTENEVENRLKWVSVSDGQPVDVEVVKGLLTMLDETNELTKYFRMARDRFKEQPVQDLKIVMKVCRSVTGRENFIGPSNEVGAIMVGDLEDTCGERDIIVEKTNKKLERISDIHPKLMALQYPLLFPLGEDGYHDDIPYVRNGKQVEKKRKRITMKEFYSYKLQCRLNEGNTPRLGGRLYQQYIVDAFSAIEQARLWWFRTHQTTLRNDLYSNIQKSIRDGQQDSSSVGKGFILPASFLGSKRYMQQHFQDALAVCRYIGHPDIFLTMTTNTAWDEITEMMKLYPGCLAVDSPDVIARVFKLKLDQIVEDIKNKHYFGVCNGIMYVVEFQKRGLPHVHMLIWLDAASKRKLNSDVDSFVSAEIPDPKTDPDGYAAVASFMIHGPCGFQRKNSPCMKDSKCSKFFPKKYCPETYFDQSGFPVYRRRDTKITVLKNNVELDNQFVVPYNRELLLKYQCHMNIEICCHARTLKYLFKYCLKGHDRATVEVSSKKQPDIDDNKAIDEIQSYFDGRYICGCEAAYRIFGFDIHYRSISVHRLSFHLPGNKNVTFKEDENLQKVVQREKWKLSQLEAFFKLNRDDPTARKYTYDEIPQHYVWNETDRVWTTRKRGRQIGRLLYTHHSSGEIWYLRLLLTKVRGPTSFDALRTVDGVIYKTYKEACRKLGLLDDDNEWHEVMEECAKCGFPPQIRELFVHIMINCQVTDLLLLWTKHWKHMVDDIILRKRQQSGNANTNFSDKQLQFFALAEIDKMLRTIGKCLKQFNQMPQPPLSYIQTDANNLIVDETSYNIEEMEKEFQKLYPNCNPEQLAVYNAVFESCMENKGGLFFVYGSGGCGKTYVWKTLIYKLRSLGKIVLPVASSGIAATLMPGGRTAHSRFKIPIVLDEYSSCGISINSDIANLIKCTSLIIWDEAPMQHRYAFECLDRSLRDIMKTVSADNFNRPFGGITVLLGGDFRQILPVINMGDRADIVAACITRSRLWKEAIIFILKQNMRLNQGQNEEEKENLRKFAEWVLNIGDGKLAPPTDSVTAVDEDSIMIPADFCDPEIENSVKNMIEWTYPSFSTNFQNPSYLSERAIPTPTNVTVAHLNSNIVETIPGDQASYYSVDRAEEFGGSESDLSFAFPPEYINSYNIPGLPHHELKLKVGVAVMLMRNLNQTLGLCNGTRMMITKCLKHCVQCEVICGAFVGTKHFIPRMELFPTETKLPFKLVRKQMPLQICYSMTINKAQGQSLERVGLYLPKSVFTHGQMYVAVSRVTSPQGLKMFIDSDQATPTDVTRNVVYKEIFYNLPKHQ
- the LOC135147245 gene encoding uncharacterized protein LOC135147245, whose translation is MAAISHSPNTEFFKNVYIKGLEVLSLQVKLYMNALVPKCQNPSSMLDFRPISCCNTLYKCISKILARRLRATLPGLIDNAQAAFVKGRNISDNILLAQEVFKGYNVRNSSPRVAFKLDISKAFDCCNWQFIIDVLILRGYPYPFIKWIYACISSARFSVKVNGEANGYFSASRGIRQGDPISPFIFVILMDVLSELLNSAGANMNFKFQNNMKASKLNHLCFADDLLLFCKGDKDSIMLLMQSVDTFETFSGLKINACKSTFFASNTSPELKAWITQEYGIQLGNLPTKFLGVPLLATGLHASHCQPLISKITARIESWVMKFLSFAGRLQLITSVLFSIQNYWSAHFLLPVAVLKLLQRKIAHFLWNGHDSRRTKAKVSWKSVTLPKSEGGLGIKDLRDWNKAFILKHLIAVVNPCSTSLWASWVKKTIIKGSLWSMQCPYNASWIIKQIFLLRDIALQHISYSIGNGRDVSLWFAPWFNRQPICSSYDNQLISLSGLGKEAVVADIISPGGWMLPHSNFHELVVWKNQFDFSTQFDLAQRDKICWDNICGSKIRVTHLWDSIRRRGNNTIWAPFVWHKLGVPRFSFHHWLLMLNRVNTADKLVNRGVTSFDACFFCINGTESNHHLFLECPFTQRIIQLVFSHRCAMPPDLWSLWYTWLTSLNLKDIKDCISILAYQVIIYSVWRERNSRFFSEEYSSPAKLASNCLHLIKCRLHSSTWFAVESLRTTSLSVWSLDN